One window from the genome of Paraneptunicella aestuarii encodes:
- a CDS encoding LysR family transcriptional regulator, with translation MQQLDLNLLKVFESLYREQNMTRTADILNITPSAVSHAVKRLRDSLNDPLFVRQGASMQPTPACRRIAPQLLANLHQLRKTLQQLMDFDPATTEQTFNLAIHSALEPLFIPYLYPELHKLAPKATLICKPLDRNKLQREMAAGLVDVAIDVAQPLGSPIQHLQLSRAPFSVLMKRAHPLANALTQENYLEAQHIAVSNRAKGMVMEDIALQQQGLIRHIAMRCQTFQTACKIVENSELLLTLPGIIAQQNLSEQLIVTPLHLSLPDIETHLYWHENTTHDASLQWFREQVQKQWESVDDGE, from the coding sequence ATGCAACAACTCGATCTAAATCTGCTGAAAGTCTTCGAGAGCTTATACCGGGAACAGAATATGACCCGAACGGCAGATATTCTGAATATCACACCATCGGCAGTAAGCCACGCCGTTAAACGCCTAAGAGATTCATTGAACGACCCTCTATTTGTGCGTCAAGGCGCAAGTATGCAACCTACCCCGGCTTGTCGTCGAATTGCACCTCAACTGCTCGCCAACTTACATCAGCTCAGAAAAACCCTACAACAGTTGATGGATTTTGACCCTGCAACCACAGAGCAAACCTTTAATCTGGCGATTCATAGTGCGCTGGAACCTTTATTTATTCCTTATCTATACCCAGAGCTACATAAATTAGCCCCCAAAGCGACGCTTATTTGCAAGCCTCTAGACAGAAACAAACTACAAAGAGAAATGGCAGCCGGGCTGGTAGATGTTGCCATTGATGTCGCGCAACCCTTGGGCTCACCTATTCAGCACTTGCAGCTTTCCAGAGCGCCCTTTAGTGTTTTGATGAAACGAGCACATCCTTTAGCTAACGCACTGACGCAAGAGAATTATCTGGAAGCACAGCATATTGCCGTCTCCAATCGAGCCAAAGGCATGGTAATGGAAGATATCGCTTTGCAGCAGCAAGGGCTAATACGACACATAGCGATGCGCTGCCAAACCTTTCAAACCGCCTGCAAAATTGTAGAAAACAGTGAACTGTTGTTGACGCTGCCCGGCATCATCGCCCAACAAAATCTGAGCGAGCAATTAATTGTCACGCCTTTACATCTCTCACTCCCGGATATTGAAACTCACTTATATTGGCATGAAAACACCACCCACGATGCTTCGTTACAGTGGTTTAGGGAGCAAGTGCAAAAACAATGGGAAAGCGTTGATGATGGCGAATAA
- a CDS encoding glutathione peroxidase, translated as MSQKLQNREGQVVPRVVFKIRDNNEWKLRTTDDIFNGRTVVLFSLPGAFTPTCSSTHLPRFNELADTFKQNGVDEIVCVSVNDTFVMNAWAADQESDNVTLIPDGNGDFTRGMGMLVDKQDLGFGERSWRYSMLVKDGVIEKMFIEPDVAGDPFEVSDADTMLHYINPQAKAPEPVSIFTKPGCGYCTRAKALLDEKGVRYEEIVLGKDATLTSLKAVTGRETVPQVFIGGKHIGGSEELAAHFAE; from the coding sequence ATGAGTCAGAAATTACAAAACAGAGAAGGTCAAGTTGTACCGCGTGTCGTGTTTAAAATCCGAGACAACAATGAATGGAAATTGCGTACAACCGACGACATTTTTAACGGGCGCACAGTGGTTTTGTTTTCTTTGCCGGGCGCTTTTACCCCAACCTGTTCATCTACCCATTTGCCACGTTTTAACGAATTGGCAGACACCTTCAAGCAAAATGGTGTTGATGAAATTGTCTGTGTTTCCGTAAACGACACCTTTGTTATGAACGCTTGGGCAGCCGATCAGGAATCAGACAATGTGACATTGATCCCTGATGGCAATGGCGACTTTACACGAGGAATGGGGATGCTGGTCGACAAGCAGGATTTGGGCTTCGGCGAGCGTAGCTGGCGCTATTCCATGTTGGTGAAAGATGGTGTGATTGAAAAAATGTTTATCGAACCTGATGTAGCAGGCGATCCGTTTGAGGTGTCAGACGCTGACACCATGTTGCATTACATAAATCCACAAGCAAAAGCACCCGAGCCTGTGTCTATCTTTACCAAGCCGGGTTGTGGTTACTGCACCAGAGCAAAAGCTTTATTGGATGAAAAAGGCGTTCGTTATGAAGAGATTGTATTAGGTAAAGACGCCACTTTAACCTCATTAAAGGCCGTGACTGGACGCGAAACTGTACCGCAAGTTTTCATTGGCGGTAAGCATATTGGTGGCAGCGAGGAATTGGCTGCGCATTTTGCGGAGTAA
- a CDS encoding NAD-dependent epimerase/dehydratase family protein, whose product MSTVITDISSLVGFHLCKRLLAKGENVIGVYSGENASGSESNRSNKSSYRINALRNSANAHHLQLHELDLLQTSPIEAVLAQHQPATVIHLSEFSNSIHNAQQVLCKTMNVLHACHQNQIQHCILNSSSDVYLPHLHNSMSVHELAEHPHSIVGATARSNELFAHSISHTHQLPCTIVRLFEVYGEEADSSNLVQRFWDLIQRGEDVNISTYLGVEFDFTYVDDVCNTLLRLMEHPAKPDPEWLPDDEHLNSSDAPWRIYNSGTGVGTDVLGLVELLEVVLEKKASIKASSEVQTVKTEIPFKQLADNTELLQETGYQPRTTLREGLANMKQALSSL is encoded by the coding sequence ATGAGCACAGTCATCACAGACATATCAAGCTTAGTCGGATTTCATCTTTGTAAGCGACTGCTTGCCAAAGGTGAGAATGTTATTGGGGTGTACTCAGGTGAAAACGCATCAGGCTCTGAGAGCAATCGCTCAAACAAAAGCTCTTATAGAATCAATGCGTTACGTAACAGTGCCAATGCCCATCACTTGCAACTACATGAACTGGATTTATTGCAAACGTCACCCATTGAAGCAGTATTAGCGCAACATCAGCCAGCCACCGTTATCCATTTAAGCGAATTTAGCAACAGTATCCATAATGCCCAGCAGGTACTTTGCAAAACCATGAACGTGTTGCATGCTTGCCATCAAAACCAGATCCAACATTGCATTCTTAATTCCAGTAGCGACGTGTATTTGCCTCACTTGCATAACAGTATGTCGGTTCATGAACTGGCTGAACATCCACATTCTATTGTTGGTGCGACTGCACGTTCAAATGAACTGTTTGCTCACAGCATAAGCCATACACACCAACTTCCTTGCACGATTGTTCGATTATTTGAAGTCTACGGGGAAGAGGCTGACAGTTCGAATCTGGTGCAAAGGTTTTGGGATCTCATTCAACGAGGTGAAGACGTTAATATCTCGACTTATCTAGGCGTTGAGTTCGACTTCACTTATGTCGACGATGTTTGCAATACGCTGCTAAGGCTAATGGAACACCCGGCAAAACCCGACCCGGAATGGCTTCCTGACGATGAACACCTCAACAGCAGTGATGCGCCCTGGAGGATATACAACAGCGGCACGGGTGTGGGAACAGATGTATTAGGGTTAGTCGAGCTGTTGGAAGTCGTTCTGGAAAAGAAAGCCAGTATAAAAGCATCCAGTGAAGTTCAAACGGTAAAAACTGAGATACCATTCAAACAACTGGCAGATAATACCGAGCTATTGCAAGAAACTGGATATCAACCCAGAACCACTCTGAGAGAAGGCTTGGCAAATATGAAACAAGCCCTATCTTCTCTTTAA